Proteins encoded by one window of Drosophila melanogaster chromosome X:
- the CG12231 gene encoding uncharacterized protein, which translates to MFLNALRRMRCLCGDREISTEDIEQREPVMLNIYDLSTSNNYTFPLGLGVFHSGVQLYGREYAFLALNLSISGIFEIHPCNGQEELGEHFRFRKSILLGYTDFTCAEVKRVINLLGFEFRGTSYHLTSKNCNHFSNCLAHLVCGRKIPRWVNRLAYLITCVPFLERFVVSSPSHYPHFRQFQL; encoded by the coding sequence ATGTTCCTGAATGCCCTGCGAAGGATGCGCTGCCTGTGCGGCGACAGGGAGATCAGTACCGAAGACATTGAACAGAGGGAGCCGGTAATGCTGAACATCTACGACCTGTCCACCAGCAACAACTACACTTTTCCGCTGGGCTTGGGTGTCTTCCATTCCGGCGTCCAGTTGTACGGGCGAGAGTACGCATTTTTGGCGCTCAATCTCTCCATTTCCGGCATCTTTGAGATTCATCCCTGCAATGGGCAGGAGGAGTTGGGCGaacacttccgtttccggaaGAGCATTCTGCTCGGCTACACCGACTTTACCTGCGCTGAAGTGAAGCGCGTTATCAACCTGCTGGGCTTCGAGTTCCGCGGGACCAGCTACCACTTGACCAGCAAGAATTGCAACCACTTCTCCAACTGCCTGGCGCATCTCGTCTGTGGCCGTAAAATTCCGCGTTGGGTCAACCGCCTGGCCTACCTCATAACGTGTGTCCCATTCCTCGAACGCTTTGTGGTCTCCAGTCCATCACATTACCCTCACTTCCGTCAATTTCAGCTCTAA